A window of the Gemmatimonadaceae bacterium genome harbors these coding sequences:
- a CDS encoding SgcJ/EcaC family oxidoreductase gives MLRSRHLVLLLIAVVAGWFALRRVASAPPAPPDPMQIQREIMAMLDHGAQSWDRGDLDAFVSDYLPDTETTFITKTGVVHGIAAIRNVYAARFAPGARRDSLHFQNVEVDVLGPDLVNTIAWYVLTRGDSITARGPTSLVMRRVSGRWLIVHDHSS, from the coding sequence ATGCTTCGCTCGCGGCACCTCGTGCTCCTGCTCATCGCGGTCGTCGCCGGGTGGTTCGCGCTGCGCCGCGTCGCCTCGGCGCCGCCCGCGCCTCCCGATCCCATGCAGATCCAGCGTGAGATCATGGCCATGCTCGACCACGGGGCCCAATCCTGGGACCGCGGCGATCTGGACGCCTTCGTCTCGGACTATCTCCCCGACACCGAGACCACGTTCATCACCAAGACGGGTGTGGTCCACGGCATCGCCGCGATCCGCAACGTGTACGCCGCCCGCTTCGCGCCCGGCGCCCGGCGCGACTCGCTGCACTTCCAGAACGTGGAAGTGGACGTGCTGGGCCCCGACCTCGTGAACACCATCGCCTGGTACGTGCTCACGCGTGGCGATTCCATCACGGCCCGCGGACCCACGTCGCTCGTCATGCGCCGCGTGAGCGGCCGCTGGCTCATCGTGCACGACCACTCGAGCTAG
- a CDS encoding ArgE/DapE family deacylase — protein MRLERGDAVGLARALIRTDSRNPSLVPGGPGEGHVAAVLRGVLDAWGFRVELQEVAPGRPNVVARIGTPGPHALMFNGHLDVVGVDGMTHAPFAADERDGRLYGRGSSDMKAGVAAMCAAAALAADGLTHGEVVVAGVVDEEFESRGTRALVAAGIRADAAVVTEPTGLAIMPAHRGFVWVDLVFHGRAAHGSRWDLGVDAIRHAGLVLAELDAFDADELPRRSHPLLGHPSVHASLIAGGSGMSTYPDRCELKIERRTIPGETPAQVMAEVEAICARVRARRPALRVDARLSLAQSPSDVPTDAPIVRALRDALEHQAIDVRTEGMSAWTDCAVLNEAGIPAVCFGPGDMSLAHAHEEYVETEQIRRAAAVLERLARGWCGGATNGVEAPWRN, from the coding sequence ATGCGACTGGAACGCGGAGACGCCGTAGGCCTGGCCCGGGCGCTCATCCGCACGGATTCGCGCAATCCGTCGCTCGTGCCCGGCGGCCCGGGCGAAGGCCACGTGGCCGCCGTGCTCCGCGGCGTGCTCGACGCGTGGGGATTCCGCGTGGAGCTGCAGGAGGTGGCGCCGGGCCGCCCCAACGTGGTGGCGCGGATCGGCACGCCCGGCCCGCACGCGCTGATGTTCAACGGCCACCTCGACGTCGTGGGCGTGGACGGGATGACGCATGCCCCGTTCGCCGCCGACGAGCGCGACGGTCGCCTGTACGGACGCGGGTCGTCGGACATGAAGGCGGGCGTGGCGGCGATGTGCGCGGCCGCCGCCCTCGCCGCCGACGGCCTCACGCACGGCGAGGTGGTCGTGGCCGGCGTGGTGGACGAGGAGTTCGAGAGCCGCGGCACACGCGCCCTCGTGGCCGCCGGCATCCGGGCCGATGCCGCCGTCGTGACCGAGCCCACGGGACTGGCCATCATGCCCGCGCACCGCGGCTTCGTGTGGGTGGACCTCGTCTTCCACGGCCGCGCCGCGCACGGCAGCCGGTGGGACCTCGGCGTGGATGCCATCCGCCACGCCGGTCTGGTGCTCGCCGAGCTGGATGCGTTCGACGCCGACGAGTTGCCGCGGCGTTCCCATCCGCTGCTGGGCCATCCGTCGGTCCACGCCTCGCTCATCGCCGGCGGCTCGGGCATGTCCACGTATCCCGACCGGTGCGAACTCAAGATCGAGCGGCGCACGATTCCGGGCGAGACGCCGGCCCAGGTGATGGCCGAAGTGGAAGCCATCTGCGCCAGGGTGCGGGCCCGGCGGCCCGCGTTGCGCGTGGATGCGCGCCTGTCGCTGGCGCAGAGTCCGAGCGACGTGCCCACCGACGCGCCGATCGTGCGCGCCCTGCGGGATGCGCTGGAGCATCAGGCCATCGACGTCCGCACCGAGGGCATGAGCGCGTGGACCGACTGCGCCGTGCTCAACGAGGCCGGCATCCCGGCCGTCTGCTTCGGGCCCGGCGACATGTCGCTCGCCCACGCCCATGAGGAATACGTGGAGACGGAACAGATCCGGCGCGCCGCCGCCGTCCTCGAACGGCTGGCGCGCGGGTGGTGCGGCGGCGCGACCAACGGAGTGGAAGCGCCATGGCGCAACTGA
- a CDS encoding ribonuclease H, which yields MNEPAPLPLIAIYADESCLGNGREGDNPGAAGGVIEFRGAESGAVQRWDYWRSEPATTNNRMALLSVIEAFQLIAQKGGRFRVLFTSDSQYLIKGMSEWVPGWMARGWRRKTGPIENLALWKEAVERVRPHAVQWQWVRGHDGHVQNEYANHLAIRAAREQTASVGAEPSRFGEWLAAERAARRMHADPAPFPDPRRFKASRPLPVAQATMLD from the coding sequence ATGAACGAGCCCGCTCCCCTGCCCCTGATCGCCATCTATGCCGACGAATCGTGCCTCGGCAACGGGCGCGAGGGAGACAACCCGGGAGCCGCCGGGGGCGTGATCGAATTCCGCGGCGCGGAGTCCGGCGCCGTGCAGCGGTGGGACTATTGGCGCTCGGAGCCGGCAACGACCAACAATCGCATGGCGCTGCTGAGCGTGATCGAGGCGTTCCAGCTCATCGCGCAGAAGGGGGGCCGGTTCCGCGTCCTGTTCACGAGCGATTCGCAATATCTGATCAAGGGCATGAGCGAATGGGTGCCGGGCTGGATGGCGCGCGGTTGGCGCCGCAAGACCGGGCCGATCGAGAATCTGGCCCTGTGGAAGGAGGCCGTGGAGCGGGTCCGCCCGCACGCGGTCCAGTGGCAATGGGTGCGGGGCCACGACGGCCACGTGCAGAACGAGTACGCCAACCATCTCGCGATCCGGGCAGCAAGGGAGCAGACGGCTTCGGTGGGCGCCGAGCCGTCCCGGTTCGGCGAATGGCTGGCGGCCGAGCGGGCCGCCCGCCGGATGCACGCCGACCCGGCGCCGTTTCCCGATCCTCGTAGATTCAAGGCGTCGCGGCCGCTGCCCGTGGCGCAGGCGACGATGCTCGACTAG
- a CDS encoding zinc ribbon domain-containing protein encodes MDAIDRMFTVLAQTVRDTQPRYLTQPFEVAELYQTLLPYRHFRRELAIETNEDYELALMQLLSGARGYLIVDDRMRDALARELASPNPDLGVFRQYADAQVALSPAALQQHGRGAAAEPAPAGGSTVRLSTPASVAAAAAAADELRCRYCSGRLPQGRRVVFCPHCGQNLTVMNCSACGAELEVGWKFCVACGRSSGQNA; translated from the coding sequence ATGGACGCCATCGACCGCATGTTCACCGTGCTCGCGCAAACGGTGCGCGACACGCAACCGCGATACCTCACGCAGCCGTTCGAGGTGGCGGAGCTGTACCAGACGCTCCTGCCGTATCGCCACTTCCGACGGGAGTTGGCGATCGAAACCAACGAGGATTACGAACTCGCGCTGATGCAGCTCCTTTCCGGGGCCCGCGGGTATCTCATCGTGGACGATCGCATGCGCGACGCGCTGGCGCGCGAGTTGGCGTCGCCCAACCCCGATCTGGGCGTGTTCCGGCAGTATGCCGACGCCCAGGTGGCGCTCTCGCCGGCCGCGCTGCAACAGCATGGGCGGGGGGCGGCGGCCGAACCGGCGCCGGCAGGCGGATCGACGGTCCGGCTGTCCACGCCGGCGTCGGTGGCGGCGGCCGCGGCGGCCGCCGACGAGCTGCGGTGCCGGTACTGCAGCGGGAGACTGCCGCAGGGGCGTCGCGTCGTGTTCTGCCCGCACTGCGGCCAGAACCTCACGGTGATGAATTGCAGCGCGTGCGGCGCTGAACTGGAGGTGGGATGGAAGTTCTGCGTGGCGTGCGGCCGGTCGTCCGGCCAGAACGCATGA